In a genomic window of Pseudomonas putida:
- a CDS encoding DUF934 domain-containing protein, which yields MQRIIKNQEVVDETWHLLPKDFNIDEISNCDDLIVPLQLWREHARMLQARDGGLGVWLDADEEAEEIGEDANKFQVIALNFPAFTDGRNYSNARLLRDRYGFKGELRAIGDVLRDQLFYMHRCGFDAFAIRADKDPYEALEGLKDFSVTYQAATDEPLPLFRRR from the coding sequence ATGCAGCGAATCATTAAGAACCAAGAAGTCGTCGACGAAACCTGGCACCTGCTGCCCAAGGATTTCAACATCGACGAGATCAGCAACTGCGACGACCTGATCGTCCCGTTGCAGCTGTGGCGCGAACACGCCCGCATGCTCCAGGCCCGCGACGGCGGCCTGGGCGTCTGGCTGGACGCCGATGAAGAAGCCGAAGAAATCGGTGAAGACGCCAACAAGTTCCAGGTCATCGCCTTGAACTTCCCGGCGTTCACCGACGGGCGCAACTACTCCAACGCTCGCCTGCTGCGTGACCGCTATGGTTTCAAGGGTGAATTGCGGGCGATTGGTGATGTGCTGCGCGACCAGTTGTTCTACATGCACCGCTGCGGTTTCGATGCCTTTGCCATTCGCGCCGACAAAGACCCGTACGAAGCCCTGGAAGGTCTCAAGGACTTCTCGGTGACCTATCAGGCCGCCACCGACGAACCGCTGCCGCTGTTCCGTCGCCGTTGA
- a CDS encoding DUF2970 domain-containing protein, with amino-acid sequence MDDPVDNKPPTFWQMLHSVMAAAFGVQSGKNRARDFTHGKPSHFVILGILFTAVFALTLYGIVQLVVHLAKV; translated from the coding sequence ATGGACGATCCGGTCGACAACAAGCCGCCAACCTTCTGGCAGATGCTGCACAGCGTCATGGCGGCGGCATTCGGGGTGCAGAGCGGGAAGAATCGCGCGCGGGACTTCACCCACGGCAAGCCCAGTCACTTCGTGATCCTGGGGATCCTGTTCACGGCGGTGTTCGCACTGACGCTCTACGGCATCGTACAACTGGTGGTGCACCTGGCAAAGGTCTAG
- a CDS encoding ABC transporter substrate-binding protein, giving the protein MLKFLCGLFLALTTVVGPCAQAASVLFLNPGTTREAFWVSYSQFMQAAAKNLGMDLRIEYSDRNSDITLKQARDALQGTKRPDYLVFVNEQNIAPEILRLALGSGVKLFIVNNGLSQDQVRLLGARSDKYPDWVGSLVPNDEEGGYLMLKELIRLHPPVAPGQSIDLLAFSGLKLTPSAQLREKGMRRALAEHPEVHLRQLVSSGWTRERAYEQARTLFKRYPQTSLVWSANDEMMFGVMQAFEETGGKPGKDALFGTINNSPAALHALLDNRLSVLLGGHFSLGGWALVQLHDYDEGVDVSQYGGRDRQIPLLQLIDRAQAKRLLSMGAAADFGVDFHKLSAKGRPTSYRYPFSLQTLMH; this is encoded by the coding sequence ATGTTGAAGTTTCTGTGTGGCTTATTTCTGGCGCTGACCACGGTCGTGGGACCTTGCGCTCAGGCCGCGTCGGTGTTGTTCCTCAATCCGGGAACCACCAGGGAAGCTTTTTGGGTCAGTTACTCGCAATTCATGCAGGCGGCTGCCAAAAACCTGGGCATGGACCTGCGTATCGAATATTCGGACCGCAACTCTGACATCACCCTCAAGCAGGCGCGCGATGCCCTGCAAGGGACAAAACGCCCGGACTATCTGGTGTTCGTCAACGAGCAAAACATTGCTCCTGAAATCCTGCGCCTGGCCCTGGGTAGCGGGGTGAAGCTGTTTATTGTCAATAACGGCCTGAGTCAGGACCAGGTGCGGTTGCTGGGTGCACGGTCGGACAAATACCCGGACTGGGTAGGCAGCCTGGTACCCAACGACGAGGAAGGCGGCTACCTGATGCTCAAGGAGCTGATCCGCCTGCACCCGCCGGTTGCGCCCGGCCAGTCCATAGACTTGCTGGCCTTTTCCGGATTGAAACTCACACCGTCCGCGCAATTGCGGGAAAAGGGCATGCGCAGGGCGCTGGCCGAACACCCCGAAGTGCACTTGCGTCAGTTGGTTTCCAGCGGCTGGACACGGGAGCGTGCCTACGAACAGGCCAGGACGCTGTTCAAGCGCTACCCGCAGACATCGCTGGTCTGGTCGGCCAATGACGAAATGATGTTTGGCGTGATGCAGGCCTTCGAGGAGACGGGTGGCAAACCCGGCAAGGATGCGTTGTTCGGCACCATCAACAACTCGCCCGCAGCGCTGCATGCCTTGCTGGACAACCGTCTGAGTGTGTTGCTGGGTGGGCATTTCAGTCTGGGCGGCTGGGCGCTGGTGCAGTTGCATGACTACGACGAAGGCGTCGACGTCAGCCAATACGGTGGACGTGACCGGCAGATACCGCTGTTACAGCTGATTGACCGGGCACAGGCCAAACGCTTGCTGTCCATGGGCGCAGCGGCGGATTTCGGTGTGGACTTTCACAAGCTGTCGGCCAAGGGGCGGCCGACGTCCTATCGTTACCCATTCAGCCTGCAGACCCTGATGCACTAG
- a CDS encoding nitrite/sulfite reductase, whose protein sequence is MYVYDEYDQRIIEDRVKQFRDQTRRYLAGELSEEEFRPLRLQNGLYIQRFAPMLRVAVPYGQLTSRQMRMMAKIARDYDKGYAHISTRQNVQFNWPAVEDIPDILAELATVQMHAIQTSGNCLRNVTTDQFAGVAADELIDPRPWCEIVRQWTTFHPEFAYLPRKFKIAVNGSTSDRAAIEVHDIGLEPVHNAAGELGFRVLVGGGLGRTPVVGAFINEFLPWQDLLSYLDAILRVYNRYGRRDNKYKARIKILVKALTPEVFAQKVDAEMEHLRGGQTTLTEAEVHRVAKHFVDPDYKALDNQAAALAELDKEHPGFARWRSRNTVAHKKPGYVAVTLSLKPTGVAPGDITDKQLDAVADLAERYSYGQLRTSHEQNIILADVEQSQLFTLWGELREKGFATPNIGLLTDIICCPGGDFCSLANAKSIPIAESIQRRFDDLDYLFDIGELDLNISGCMNACGHHHVGHIGILGVDKKGEEFYQVSLGGSASRDASLGKILGPSFAQDDMPDVISKLIDVYIEQRTEDERFIDTYQRIGIDLFKERVYAANH, encoded by the coding sequence ATGTACGTATACGACGAGTACGATCAGCGGATCATCGAGGACCGCGTCAAGCAGTTCCGTGATCAGACCCGACGCTATCTGGCAGGCGAGCTGAGTGAAGAAGAATTCCGCCCTCTGCGCCTGCAGAACGGGCTTTATATCCAGCGTTTCGCGCCGATGTTGCGAGTGGCGGTGCCTTACGGCCAGCTGACTTCGCGCCAGATGCGAATGATGGCCAAGATTGCCCGTGACTACGACAAGGGCTATGCCCACATCAGTACCCGGCAGAACGTGCAGTTCAACTGGCCGGCAGTGGAAGACATCCCGGACATCCTGGCTGAACTGGCCACCGTGCAGATGCACGCGATCCAGACCAGCGGCAACTGCCTGCGCAACGTCACCACCGACCAGTTCGCCGGTGTCGCTGCGGACGAGCTGATCGACCCGCGTCCATGGTGCGAAATCGTTCGTCAATGGACCACTTTCCACCCGGAATTCGCCTACCTGCCGCGCAAATTCAAGATCGCCGTCAACGGTTCGACCTCCGACCGCGCCGCCATCGAAGTCCACGACATTGGCCTTGAGCCGGTGCACAACGCCGCTGGCGAACTGGGCTTCCGCGTGCTGGTCGGTGGCGGCCTGGGCCGTACGCCGGTGGTGGGTGCATTCATCAATGAATTCCTGCCGTGGCAAGACCTGTTGAGCTACCTCGACGCCATCCTGCGGGTCTACAACCGCTATGGCCGTCGCGACAACAAGTACAAGGCCCGAATCAAGATTCTGGTAAAAGCACTGACCCCTGAAGTCTTCGCGCAAAAAGTCGATGCGGAAATGGAACACCTGCGCGGTGGCCAGACCACGCTGACCGAAGCCGAAGTGCATCGCGTCGCCAAACACTTCGTCGACCCGGACTACAAGGCCCTGGACAATCAGGCTGCCGCCCTGGCCGAACTCGACAAGGAACACCCGGGCTTCGCCCGCTGGCGCAGCCGCAACACCGTGGCGCACAAGAAGCCGGGTTATGTGGCCGTGACCCTGTCCCTGAAGCCGACCGGCGTTGCGCCGGGCGACATCACCGACAAGCAGCTCGACGCCGTGGCCGATCTGGCCGAGCGTTACAGCTACGGTCAATTGCGTACTTCCCACGAGCAGAACATCATCCTGGCCGACGTTGAACAGAGCCAGCTGTTTACTCTGTGGGGCGAGTTACGCGAGAAAGGTTTCGCCACGCCGAACATCGGCCTGTTGACCGACATCATCTGCTGCCCTGGCGGTGATTTCTGCTCCCTGGCCAACGCCAAGTCGATCCCGATCGCCGAATCGATCCAGCGTCGCTTCGACGACCTGGACTATCTGTTCGACATCGGCGAACTGGACCTGAACATTTCCGGTTGCATGAACGCTTGCGGTCACCACCACGTCGGCCACATCGGCATCCTCGGGGTGGACAAGAAAGGCGAAGAGTTCTACCAGGTATCCCTGGGCGGCAGCGCCAGTCGCGACGCCAGCCTGGGCAAGATCCTCGGGCCTTCCTTCGCCCAGGACGACATGCCAGACGTGATCTCGAAACTGATCGACGTGTACATCGAACAACGTACCGAAGACGAGCGCTTCATCGACACTTATCAGCGTATCGGCATCGACCTCTTCAAGGAACGCGTCTATGCAGCGAATCATTAA